TAAAATACCCAAGAGCCAAACTCCTCGTCGAGAACGGAAATTATGTTTTTCTTATCGACATTGTTAATTATTTCGGATTTTCCGCAAGCCACGGGAAGCACAAAAACGAGCTTTCCGTCCGCCTTTTTTTTGTCCGAAAACATCGCCCTATAAATAGCGCCCGAAGCGACTTTATGCGGAATGTTCGGTTTTTTCAGTATTTTTAGCGAAGCGCTCAAAACTTTTACGTCTTTCTTCTTCAGCAAACCCAATCTTTCGGCAAGTTTTACTTCGCAATCTATTCCCAGAACTACCGCTTCGCCGTGCAAAAGAGTGCCGAAGCCGTAAACTTTTTCAAAAGCGTGCGCAAAGGTGTGCCCAAAATTCAGCAATGCTCTCTGCCCTGTTTCCGTTTCGTCTTTGCCTACGATTTTCGCCTTTATTTCTATGGATTTTTGGATTGCTTCCACGCACAAATCTTTGTCTCTTGCGCAGATTTTTTCAAAATGGCAATCGTTGCCCCCGGTTATAAATTCAAACATTTTTTTGCCGCCGATATATCCGTATTTTGCAATTTCGCCGCAGCCCGCCAAATATTCGCGTTCGGGCAGGGTTTCCAAAAATTTTGTGTCTATCCAAACCATTTTCGGCTGATAAAAACTGCCGATTAAATTTTTTCCGCTGCTGTGATTTACCGCCGTTTTTCCGCCCACGCTACTGTCCACCATCGACAAAAGCGTTGTCGGCACTTGGATATAGTTTACGCCGCGCAAAAACATAGAAGCCGCAAAGCCCGCAATGTCGCCGACAACTCCGCCGCCAAACGCAATAACCGCCGCTTTTCGGTCGGGATTTTGCTTAAACATTTCGTCCATTATAAAATTGAGCGTTTTCATATTTTTGTATTTTTCGCCGTCGGGAATTACAACGACAGACGCGTCGGGCAGGTTTCGTTTCCAATCCGAAAGATGATTTTCGTAAAGTTTGGCGATTGTGTCGTTCGTTATAATTATGTATTTATTCGCAGGGCAATTACTCTTAACCGTCTCGTAAAAATTGGCGTTTTCGTTTATGAAAATCGGATAACTTCGCTTTGCCAAAGACACTTGCAACTTCATTTTTCTTCTCCTTTTTTGTAGTGTGAAACAGATAATT
The Chitinivibrionia bacterium genome window above contains:
- the aroB gene encoding 3-dehydroquinate synthase, which codes for MKLQVSLAKRSYPIFINENANFYETVKSNCPANKYIIITNDTIAKLYENHLSDWKRNLPDASVVVIPDGEKYKNMKTLNFIMDEMFKQNPDRKAAVIAFGGGVVGDIAGFAASMFLRGVNYIQVPTTLLSMVDSSVGGKTAVNHSSGKNLIGSFYQPKMVWIDTKFLETLPEREYLAGCGEIAKYGYIGGKKMFEFITGGNDCHFEKICARDKDLCVEAIQKSIEIKAKIVGKDETETGQRALLNFGHTFAHAFEKVYGFGTLLHGEAVVLGIDCEVKLAERLGLLKKKDVKVLSASLKILKKPNIPHKVASGAIYRAMFSDKKKADGKLVFVLPVACGKSEIINNVDKKNIISVLDEEFGSWVF